A stretch of the Pan paniscus chromosome 2, NHGRI_mPanPan1-v2.0_pri, whole genome shotgun sequence genome encodes the following:
- the SST gene encoding somatostatin: MLSCRLQCALAALSIVLALGGVTGAPSDPRLRQFLQKSLAAAAGKQELAKYFLAELLSEPNQTENDALEPEDLSQAAEQDEMRLELQRSANSNPAMAPRERKAGCKNFFWKTFTSC, from the exons ATGCTGTCCTGCCGCCTCCAGTGCGCGCTGGCTGCGCTGTCCATCGTCCTGGCCCTGGGCGGTGTCACCGGCGCTCCCTCGGACCCCAGACTCCGTCAGTTTCTGCAGAAGTCCCTGGCTGCTGCCGCGGGGAAGCAG GAACTGGCCAAGTACTTCTTGGCAGAGCTGCTGTCTGAACCCAACCAGACGGAGAATGATGCCCTGGAACCTGAAGATCTGTCCCAGGCTGCTGAGCAGGATGAAATGAGGCTTGAGCTGCAGAGATCTGCTAACTCAAACCCGGCTATGGCACCCCGAGAACGCAAAGCTGGCTGCAAGAATTTCTTCTGGAAGACTTTCACATCCTGTTAG
- the RTP2 gene encoding receptor-transporting protein 2 has product MCTNLTTCEWKKVFYEKMEVAKPADSWELIIDPNLKPSELAPGWKQYLEKHASGRFHCSWCWHTWQSAHVVILFHMFLDRARRMGSVRMRVFKQLCYECGTARLDESSMLEENIEGLVDNLITSLRDQCYEEDGGQYRIHVASRPDSGPHRAEFCEACQEGIVHWKPSEKLLEEEVTTYTSEASKPRAQAGSGYNFLSLRWCLFWASLCLLVVYLQFSFRSPAFF; this is encoded by the exons ATGTGTACCAACTTGACCACTTGTGAGTGGAAGAAAGTCTTCTATGAGAAGATGGAGGTGGCAAAGCCAGCGGACAGCTGGGAGCTCATCATAGACCCCAACCTCAAGCCCAGTGAGCTGGCCCCTGGCTGGAAGCAGTACCTGGAGAAGCACGCCTCAGGCAG GTTCCACTGCTCCTGGTGCTGGCACACCTGGCAGTCTGCCCACGTGGTCATCCTCTTCCACATGTTCCTGGACCGTGCCCGGCGGATGGGCTCGGTGCGCATGCGCGTCTTCAAGCAGCTGTGCTATGAGTGCGGCACGGCGCGGCTGGATGAGTCCAGCATGCTGGAGGAGAACATCGAGGGCCTGGTGGACAACCTCATCACCAGCCTGCGCGATCAGTGCTACGAGGAGGATGGTGGCCAGTACCGCATCCACGTGGCCAGCCGCCCGGACAGCGGGCCGCATCGTGCAGAGTTCTGTGAGGCCTGCCAGGAGGGCATCGTGCACTGGAAGCCCAGCGAGAAGCTGCTGGAGGAGGAGGTGACCACCTACACCTCTGAAGCCTCCAAGCCGAGGGCCCAGGCGGGATCCGGCTACAACTTCTTGTCTCTTCGCTGGTGCCTCTTCTGGGCCTCTCTCTGCCTGCTCGTTGTCTACCTGCAGTTCTCCTTCCGCAGTCCTGCCTTCTTTTAG